The following are encoded together in the Plasmodium berghei ANKA genome assembly, contig: PbANKA_00_1, whole genome shotgun sequence genome:
- a CDS encoding BIR protein, whose protein sequence is MTIGDVCNKFETMWKFFPDELNESGEYDFRNEFFNEYCPDENCNNDIDKINAGYLWLFNKFYGDSDNFSNSANGNINIVVYFMMWLGYKLNQKTHEGINTFNDFYTRNINSNEKYTNTIDGVEGYNSYKDLIDKKKELMNISNENMSNLYDAFKMLCNMINNAKKNDNGNTCLEYANKFVNKHNELKNDSNNIQGNSYNKILSTLSDGYTSFKNTYYDSNIRSKLPSLIMEKKTQISLRPNGSQDMFSSETLPSSTEIEVSISETDVSDSEKTLSSSLTISKLIPIPFILVATIILLGISYKYSLFGFWKRLQRQYLREKLKKRRK, encoded by the exons ATGACAATTGGTGATGTG TGTAATAAGTTTGAAACTATGTGGAAGTTTTTTCCCGACGAATTAAATGAATCTGGAGAATATGATTTTCgaaatgaattttttaacgAATACTGCCCTGATGAAAACTGTAATAACGATATCGATAAGATTAATGCTGGATACTTATggttatttaataaattttatgggGATAGTGATAATTTTTCGAATTCTGCAAATGgcaatattaatattgttGTATACTTTATGATGTGGTTAGGTTATAAGTTAAATCAAAAAACACATGAAGGAATCAACACATTTAACGATTTTTATActagaaatataaatagtaatGAAAAGTATACTAATACTATAGATGGTGTTGAGGGGTATAATAGTTATAAGGATCttatagataaaaaaaaagaattgaTGAATATTTctaatgaaaatatgtcTAATCTTTATGATGCATTTAAAATGTTATGCAACATGATTAATAatgctaaaaaaaatgataatggAAACACATGTTTAGAATATgctaataaatttgttaataaacATAATGAACTTAAGAATGattctaataatattcaagggaattcatataataaaatattgtcTACATTATCAGATGGTTATacttcttttaaaaatacttATTATGATTCTAATATAAGAAGTAAACTACCAAGTCTtataatggaaaaaaaaacacaaattTCTTTAAGGCCTAATGGATCACAAGATATGTTCTCGAGTGAAACGCTACCATCAAGTACTGAAATTGAAGTATCAATTTCTGAAACTGATGTATCAGATTCTGAAAAAACACTATCGAGTTCATTGACAATAAGCAAACTAATTCCAATTCCATTTATATTGGTTGCaacaataattttattaggAATTTCATATaag tattcGTTATTTGGATTTTGGAAACGACTTCAAAGACAATATTTAAGAgaaaaactaaaaaaaagaagaaaatga